The window tttccctGCCAAAAGAACGAAACAAGATCAATTTTGTAGCCGCTGATCATCCAGCGCTCAAGAAAACAGATTGTGCTTGGAGGCACGCAGCGTACATGGGAAAACACAGTATTTACCACACAGAACTGAGAGTAATTTCAGGAATGAAGTGAAGAAGTAAGACCTGGGACGACATCAGTAAGGTTAGGCAGTTATCTAGTACATTGTGTATTATACAGGACCAAAAATTATAATCCTGTTAGCATAAACAAATCTCCAAATCAGCGGTAGCACGTATATATAAAATTTACATATGAAATACCAGTGTTTGTGTCTCTCACCCATGTAAGCTTTACTCGAATGCTCATTTCTCAAAAGAGCTGCAGGCTTGCCTTTGTGCCATTTGAATGCCGACATTATTAACCACACGAGCCACCCACGCCCCTGCTCTCCCCGCAGGACCTCACCATGAAGACGGAGCTGGAAGCCGTCAACGGGAAGAAGATGCCGGCGCTGGAGGTGTTCGCCCACGCGCTGCGCTTCTTCAAGCAGCACGCCGTGCAGGTGGGACGCCCCGGCTCGTcgcctccctcctgctgctccccaaaCGGAGCGCGAGCCGTGCCCGGCGTGCTCCCCGCGTGTCCCCGAGAGCCCCGGCGCTGCAGCCGGGGGCGCGCGGGGGTGacccgggggtgtccccggcAGGAGCTGCGGGAGCAGTGCCCGTCGCTGCCCGAGCGCGATGCCGTCCGCTGGGTCATCACCGTCCCCGCCATCTGGAAGCAGCCGGCCAAGCAGTTCATGCGGGAGGCTGCGTATGAGGtgaggggacaccgggggggacATTCCTGCACGTCCCCCCGCGCGGGCCCCCCTTTCCTTGCGTAACAGAGGGTGTCCGGGATGTCCTGGTAGCCCgaaaaacaaacccccagcTTAGCGTGCGGATCAGTTTTGTACTGTTAGTGTGAAGTCCCTAGTAGTCTCTCTTACTAATGTCTTTAATTCCCACTCGAATGTGGATAAATGCAGCAGTTTCACCACTGCTGAAGTTCATATTAATGAATATACTTGATTCTAAACGTCCTCAGCATCATGAagttaaaaacaatttaaatattctgcGTAATAGGGGCTCTAAAATTTCACACTAGCGGACATGCCAGCACTGAAGTTGAATTTGTGGGGGACATCATTGAAAGATTTCCAGACAAAAGCCACCCTTTGCTGTTGAGATCAGGCATCACCCTTCTAGCAGCTGCATATAGAGAttgttaatggttggactcgatggtcttaaaggtcttttccaaccaaaatcaaagaatcatttcggctggaagagacccttaggatcactgagtccagcCATAAAACGTTTTTATGGCTGTGTTCACATGGATGACAGCGATGTGCCGAAGCCGCGGATAGGGGAGCCATCCCGTGGCACCGTCACAGCACACAGGGACACCCCGGTGCCCCGTCACCTCCCCTGTgtgacccccctgtcccccgcAGGCCGGGCTGGTGTCCCCGGAGAACCCCGAGCAGCTGCTGATCGCGCTGGAGCCCGAAGCCGCCTCCATTTACTGCAGGAAACTGCGTCTGCACCAGCTGATCGAGCTGAGCTGCAAACCCCCGGCCAACGGGCTGGCGCCCGAGCGCGCCATCGACTCCAGCTTTCGGCAGGGTGGGTgtgggggcccgggggggccggagCAAACAGGGCtctgggggctggggagggggctgagGCAGCCCCGGGGTGCAGCGGGGGGTCCTGGGCTGAGCGCCGCCGGTGACCCTGGTGCTGGGGTGCGGATGTGGTGCACCCATCGCGGTGCTCGGGGGCCCCCGCGCCAAGGCTCAGGCCCTGCCGGCGGGCGGAGGGGCTCTGGGAGCAGCCCCCAGACCTGTTCTGGTAAAAGCTGTTCGGGTTTCTGGCAGCACTGGTGTGTGCCGGGGCGAGGCCCTGGCAGTAACCCCCAGTTGTAAAGGGGGTGCAGCGACCCCTCACCCCCCCGTGaggacagggcagggctgggtcCCCTGTGACAGGGACCCCCAGCCTGTCACATCACCTGGCGATGGGGGAAGCTGAGGCCGGGGCGAGTGGGGCACCGTACCAAGGGGAGGCTGTGGCTGGTCCCCTTTCTGGCAGCCGTGGGGTCCCTGCTCTCCACTTTGCCCTTCCCCTCCTTGAGCTGCAGTCCAGGGCTCATTAATGAGGCTAATTAGTGTGCCATGTCCATCCCGGTGTGGCAAAAATAGGCCGGAGTGACCCCCCCCGCCTCCACAAACAACTCCGCACCCTTCCGGGCTGCTTTGATGTCCCCTGCCCCGGGACAAGGGGGGGAGCAGAGGAAACCGCACCCGGGCTGGGGACAACAGGGGCTGGGGTGGCATCGCCCAGGGCCACCCCGGGCACCGCCGGACGGatggggggggtcgggggggctGGACCAGTTCCTCCAcactggagctgggggagcagcgcTGGGTGTCCCAGTTGGAGAGGAGCAAGAAACCAGTGGTCCCAGTGCGGTTCACACCcggcgggggggacccagggatgctcctgcccccccagcctgacactgtcccccgctctgtccGCAGCCCGGGAGCAGCTCCGGCGGTCCCGGCACAGCCGGACCTTCCTGGTGGAGGCGGGGGTGGGGGAGCTCTGGGCCGAGATGCAGGCAGGTAGGAGCAGAAAGTCAAAAACCGGTTAAAGCCGCATTTCCCGCGGGGGAAGCGCAGCCCAGGggccgtgtccccgtgtcccccagcccgCGGGTGGGTGTCCCGGGGGTCAGCCTGGGGGACACCCCGCGGAGGGGGGGGCACACGGGACCCGCACTGGCCGCTGTCCCCGCGGCAGGTGACCGGTACATCGTGGCGGACTGCGGGGGGGGCACCGTGGACCTGACCGTGCACCAGATCGAGAAGCCGCAGGGGACGCTGAAGGAGCTGTACAAAGCCTCAGGTGGGCGGCGGCCCCTCCGggcccccctccccggccggggtcccctcctgtcccttgCAGGGTTGTGGCTGGGCTGGTGGCACCACCTGGTGTCCGCGGGGAAAAGGACACGGGCGGGGgcccggggcagggagggagggggaggtgggcgggggggtcggggggtgcTGGgttggggggggacaggggtgctgggctggggggctcaGGTGGGTTCGGGGGGACGGGACTCAGGTGGGGCAGGAGTGCTGGGCTGCGGGGCTCAGGTGGGACAGGGGAGCTGGGTTGGGGGGGTCAGGTAAGACAGGGTGCTGAGTGGGGGGCGCTCAGGTGGGAGACAGGGGTGTTGGGGGCTCCAGTGGGTTGTGGGGTGACAGGGacggggtgctgggctgggggtcaggTGGGACAGGGTGCCGGCGAGACAGGAGTTTTGGGCTGGGGGGTCAGGTGGGACAGGGGTGTTGGGCTGGGGGGCTCAGGTGGATTCGGGTGGGACAGGGGTGCCAATGGGAAAGGGGTGCTGGGTTGTGGGGTGACAGAGGGacggggtgctgggctgggggggtcccagttGCACAGGGATGTGGCTGGGAGAgggtggggtgcaggggggacagggggaccggggtggctgcagaggagacagggCAGAGGCTGATGCCCACGGCACCCTGGTTTGGGGACACAACCTCCCCCCCGATGGCCCCACATTCTGTGGATCGCAGCCCCCAGTGCCACCTGGGCACTCAGGAAAAGCGCAGGGTGACAGCGCTGTGACATGTCCTGGTCCGTGGGACATATCCTGGCCTGTGCCCATGGGCTCCCCACTCTGCTCCTGGGGGGCATGCGGAGCCCCCAGCCTCAGCCTATCTGGGGGGTGACATTATGGGACATGGTGGCCGTGCACCCCTGGAGAAACGGGGGCTCGTGGGTGACAGCCACCAAcctgggctgtcctgcagagccaCGCCATGGGGGGACACTGAGCCCCGCCAGGGACCCCCGACAGGGTCCCCTTAGTCCAGGGGACCACTGTCCCCACCgccaccctgcctgccctcctGGGGGACATTCCCATGGCCACTGCAGGACCTGCCCCTGTCCCCTGGGCCAGCCCTGGGCGGGGGTTCCCCTCCATGTCACCCCCCAcccagtggggctgggggggacacaatCTTGCATAAAGAGTGCCCCGGCTTTGCTAGGTGAtgctgggggggtctggggacatggtgatgggggacgtggggacacacGTGCCATGGGGACACTGCCTGACCCACCCCCCCCCCTCGTTCCCCagggggtccctatggggccgTGGGGGTGGACCTGGCCTTCgagcagctgctctgccacATTTTCGGGGCGGATTTCATTGCCACGTTCAAGGCCAAGCGCCCGGCGGCCTGGGTGGACCTGACCATCGCCTTCGAGGCCCGCAAGCGGGCGGCCGCCCCCTCCCGCGCCAGCCCCCTCAACATctccctgcccttctccttcaTCGACTTCTACCGCAAGCACCGCGGCCACAACGTGGAGACGGCCCTGAGGAAGAGCAAGTGAGACCCCCCGGTGGGACagtggggtttggggacacctggggggTGTGTGACCCTCAGGAAGAGCAAGTGAGACCCCCCTGGGGGGGTGACAGAgtttggggacccctggggagcACATGGCCCCAGGGGGGCTTAAATGGGGGGCACAGGCAGGTGGGGTGCTCGGCTCatggggctgctgggctgggggaggatTGGGCAGAGATTTTGGCGAGGGGCGGCCCTGGACCCTCtgtccccccccaaaccccgtgtccccccgcagTGTGAACTTTGTGAAGTGGTCGTCGCAGGGGATGCTGCGGATGTCGGCGGAGGCCATGAGCCAGCTCTTCCAGCCCACCATCAGCCAGATCATCGCTCACATCGGTACGGCCCGggggggctgccccagcccctgtgtgtgtccccccacaAGGGGTGTCCCCTCTCCCGGGGGACAcggccccccagccctgcccaccgcccccttcctccctccccagctgatCTCCTGAAGAAGCCGGAGGTCCAAGGCATCAAGTTCCTTTTCCTGGTGGGGGGGTTCGCCGAGTCCCCCATGCTGCAGCACGCCATCCAGGCGGCCTTCGGCCCCGCCTGCCGCGTCATCGTCCCCCAAGACGTGGGGCTGACCATCCTCAAAGGCGCCGTCCTCTTCGGCCTCGACCCCACCATCGTCCGCGTCCGCCGCTGCCCCCTCACCTACGGCGTGGGGGTGCTCAACAAGTTCGTGGAGGGGAAGCACCCGcgggagaagctgctggtgaAGGAGGGCAAGAGCTGGTGCACCGACATCTTCGAGAAGTTCGTCTCGGTGGACCAGTCGGTGGCCCTGGGGGAGGTGGTCCAGCGCAGCTACTGCCCCGCGCGCCCCGGCCAGCGCAAAACCATCATCAACATCTACTGCAGCGCCCGCGACGACGTGCTCTACATCACCGACCCCGGCGTGCGCCACTGCGGCACCGtcagcctggagctgggggacacCGGCGggcccccccgcgcccgccgcgaGATCCGCGCCAGCATGCAGTTCGGGGACACCGAGATCAAGGTCACCGCCATGGACATCTCCACCTCCAAGACGGTGCGAGCCACCATCGACTTCCTCTCCAACTGAGCCCCGGGAGCCGCCGCACGCTCCGGacccccacctgcccccccgTCACCACGGGACCCCCCCCACAGGCCGAGAGACCGAGCTGAGCTGCGAGGCTGACACCGCGCTGGGGGCCCCCCCTGCTCGGGGGACACCCCAGAGATGCTCCCCGTGCTGCCCCCATGGGAGTGAGGGGGACTGACCCCCCCCCAGCATTGCTGAGTGGGGGCGGGGGGCCCAGGCTGCCCCCCAGGTAAGAGTAAGGGCCCCCACCAGCCTCTGTAAATATCATTACGTGCATTTTCTGTGCCCTCACATTTCTACTTTTTTACCTATATTGCACATCACCCTCACAGCTGGCAGCCCCCCAGGGCTTCACTGATGGGGACAGTGATGGGGACAGTGCCCCCTCCCTCACCTGGACCCCTTTTATCCGGAGGTGGAGGGGGCATTGACAGCACTAAGCCCCCCACATCCCAGGGTGCACAAATCAATGGACGTGACCCCCCCCGTGCAGGCCCAGGAGCCTCCGAAccagcccagcgctgcagggatggggcagctgcatcccccccgtgtcccctgtccccccaggagtgtcccctgtccccgccAGGGTATCGCCTGTAACCCCCCCCCGTCACAGCAGGTTTTAATCAGCTCCAACGCTCTGGGGGGGGTTGAACGGGGGCGATCTGAGCTCCAGAACTTTCTCAGCTGCAGTTTATTATTTCCCTCTATAGATTTTTGTACTTAatcccccccacacacacacacggagccgtgtgtatatatacagctctatatttatatatatatatgtaggcACATAAAGCCTCCTGTTGCTTCCTGAACTGAGCCACTTCTTGTACCACGGGTCGTAccgggggaaaaaagaagaaaaataggaaaaaaagggagaaaagggaaggcaaCTAAGGCAACGGCTGTGCCatgggggggatggggacagggacaccagaCCCTGGCTCCAGCTCTGGGGGCCAGCCCCCCCCCGCCAACAGCTGCATCCTGCCCCCATCTCAGCTCCAAACCCCAGGTGGGAAAACGTCACCCTGGGGGGGCTCCcctgtccccaagtgtcccctcTCCTGGGGGTAAAAGcagagggacagcagcagcagctggaggcagaagCGGGATCCCCCCCCGAGGCGTCAGCAGATGCTCCAGCATTTGGGGACctccccccagacccccagcaGCAGTAacagctgggggggcagcaggtcccccccagctctgtggtggccacagagcagcagcccccGCGGTGGGGGGAGCTTTGGGgtgcattgcttttttttttttttttttttttttaacattttttgtcGCGGGGAGCGGCagcgggggggcccgggggtcAGTCGAAGCCGTGCCAGTCGCTCTGCTCCGAGTCGTACTCCAGCTCGGCGCCGACGCAGCGCACGCCGTCCAGGAGCATCGGCGTGCCGTGGTGCCGGTCTGCGGGACAGCGCACGGTGGGGACAGGGCACGGCGGGGACAGGGCAcggtggggacagggcagccacctccccCCCGGGGGGCTCCCGGCCCCTTTCTGGGGGAGTTTTCAGGCTCATAAGTGCTTGGCCTCCCCGCATGGTCCCCACACAGGGATGCTGGGTTTGGGgtgaggggagggcagggggtggcCCTGACCTCCACACTGCACCCCACTCCATGAACCCTTCGGGGGGGGCAGCTCACAGCCCCATCCCCTGTGctggggagttttggggtgaaagGTGTCTGGTTTAGACAATTTCACAGAAGTGTCCAGCAGGTGGGGAACACCTGCAGCGGCtgaactgggagaactggggggaactgggatggggAGCGGGAGGATGGAGCTGGGTCCGAGGGGACGCGGGGAGGATggagcagggtttggggatggacagggaggatggagcagggtttggggtgcaaagaggatggagcagggtttggggtgcaggggacagagcagggtttggggtgcaggggacagagcagggtttggggacacagggaggaCGGAGCAGGATCCCCTGCCCGCCAGCAGCCCCTTACCCATGACCCGGGCTTGGACCATGACCTTGACACTGACGCCTTCGCCGGCCTCGCTGGCCAGGACCAGCTCCTCCTTCAGCACCCCCTCCTTGTGCGCCGTGTACTCGCACTTCACGCTGTagcctggggacacagggacagagtatatatatatacatatatgtatatataagcACACATacgtatacacacacacacgtatacacacatatctatctatctatctatatatatatatatatacaggcACAGAAAGTCTCCTATTGTTTCCAGAACTGAGCTGCTTCTCCTCGTCCACGTACCACAGGtcttaccaggaaaaaaaaaaaaacagcacaCCACCAccaggaaaagaataaaaaaagaaaaaagggaagaaggaaaggaaaggaaaggagaagaagggagaagggagaagaaaaaaggagaaaaaaagggggaaaagaaaaaagaaaaaagtggaaagaaaaaagggagaaaaaggaaaaaacaggaaaaaaaaaagaaaaaagaaaaaaaattaaaaaggggggggaaagaaggaaaaaaaataaaaaggaaaaatcagcaGGCCACTAAGGCAATGGCTGCGCTGCGAGCACgggccagggctgggcacagcACAGGGACCCCGGGGATGGAGCCACCGAACCGCTGCACAGCACCGGGCTCCTGCGGCTGCCACCGGCGTGCGCGGCGTCCCCAGAGGCTCCTGTCCCCAAAGCCTGGCCCTGAGCCCGGGCTGAGCgtgccagccccagctggggAGGTTCAAGCAAACCAagcttaagtgctttgctgggcCCGGGCCAGCGGCAGCGCGGGAAGAGCCACCGCCCGTCCCTGCACCCGGGACACCGGCTGCTTGTCAGCCAGAGCCAGCGCACGGGACACACCGAGTGTCCCAAGGCGCTTGTGGTGGCCTCGGAGCAGGTCCTGTGTCCCCGAGACGGCTGTCACCAAACACAGGGTGACACCAGAGCCgccctgtgcagctctgctcccgTCTCTCACGGCCAGGCTGGTGCCTGAGCCTGATGACTGCTGGAGCAaaccccgtccctgtccccaacagCCTGCAaaccccgtccctgtccccagcagcctgcaaaccctgtccctgtccccaacagCCTGCTGGAGCAaaccccatccctgtccccaacaGCCTGCTGGAGCAaaccccgtccctgtccccagcagcctgcaaaccccgtccctgtccccagcagcctgcaaaccccgtccctgtccccagcagcctgcaaaccccgtccctgtccccaacagCCTGCAaaccctgtccctgtccccagcagcctgcaaaccccgtccctgtccccaacagCCTGCAaaccccgtccctgtccccagcagtcTGCTGGAGCAaaccccgtccctgtccccaacagCCTGCAaaccccgtccctgtccccagcagcctgcaaaccctgtccctgtccccaacagCCTGCTGGAGCAaaccccatccctgtccccaacaGCCTGCTGGAGCAaaccccgtccctgtccccagcagcctgcaaaccccgtccctgtccccagcagcctgcaaaccccgtccctgtccccagcagcctgcaaaccccgtccctgtccccagcagcctgcaaaccctgtccctgtccccagcagcctgcaaaccccgtccctgtccccagcagtcTGCTGGAGCAaaccccgtccctgtccccagcagcctgcaaaccccatccctgtccccagcagcctgcaAACCCCCGGCTGCTCTTTGTCTCTGCAGccacaagaagcagcagctgatggACGCAccctggggggaaaaaagagcatttAAGCTCCCGATTGCAGATGACAAATTCTGGGGAGGTGGGTGTGCAGGGGATGGAGCCGGAGCCGCGGGGCTGTGACTGACCGCAGGCTGCCGGTGGGGACGGGACAGCCCGAGCGGGACCGCGGGGCAGCCGGAAAGGGGACGGGAAGGCCGGGGGGACAGAGCGGCCGGGGGGACCCCCAGCCCGGCAGGGCTGATCGCGGGGGCTCGATGGCGCtgagctgggggggacacagccccaagcaaagccccagcagcagctttgcgGAGCCACGTGCCGATGTTTCAGGACGttaattctccttttctctaCAAGAAGAGAATTAGCAAGAGGGCTGGAGGCAGATGGAGAGGTGACCCCCCCTCGGCTTCAGGCATGGGCACAGCAAAGTGCTAAAAATCCCAGCGGGTCTGGGCTCTGTTCCACCCATTCCTGGATTAAAAAGCCCCAAAAGCCGCTCACCCAGCGCCCGGGTCGGGCTCGGCCATGGTTGCAAACACCGATTCCTTCTCcatggggcagagctgcccgATGTTTGCGAAGTGCTTTGGGGGCCGCTCAGCCACCAAGGTTCCCAGGAGGCAGCAATAAAATCCATCCCCAGGGGGTCCCGGAGGGCTCTGAGGTCCCCAAGCGAGAGGAATTGTCCCCGGTGCCTGCCAAGGGCTCAACACGCCGGCCACGGGAGCACCAGGACCGGGGCAGCCCCCACCCCATGGAGATACCCGGTGTGTCCTCCCCACAGGGGACAAAAGGGGGTGACAAAAGCGGGGGGACCTTACCTTCAGGCAGGGGGGTGACGGCGATGACGCGGAGGTTGAGgttggggacggggacagcaCAGACGTCCCTCCCCAGCCGCTGCAGCGGGGGCAGCTGGAACGTGATCTCGTACCTGTGGAGGATCTTCAGGAAGCCCACCTGCGGGGGGACACGCATGGGGGTCACAGCTGGGGGGCTGGTCACACGCTGCCATCGTCCCGTCCCCTCCGTcccaccatggggacagggacccacTCGGAGCCCGCGGGAGGGCGGCGGCAGCCGCTGTTTCCTAAATAATTGGGAAAACGTAACAAACACACctaaagcagcaaaaccaaCCAGTTCTGGGCAAAGCCCCGGGAACGACCAGACCCAGGCGCTGCGGGAGCCCAGACCCATTTTCCCAGcacaagctgctgcttctggtcTCTAAAAGCCCAGATGTTTCCAAGATCACGTCTCCAAAGCTCATTTATCCACCGCCACGACGAAAACCAGAGCCCTCAGGGAGCGGCCGCCTCCGGCGCGGGGTCTGGGCTCCAGCGCGCTCCAAAAAGCCATTTTGGGAAGGGAACGGCGGGTCCCGCCTGCGGCAAAGCTCGGGAGCCACCGGCAAAGCCGCCCCGAGCCCAGAGCTGAGCCAGGATCCGGCCCTGGGACGCaggtatataaatatataaatacgtCTATAACACATATATAATACATACACACACCTACACATTGATctacacacagaaatacaaaattcgTGTGGTATGTTGGCACATTCCTGAGCATGAGCGGCTCCAAGGCACCACAGGAACTGGGAGAAAGGTGGACGAGCAGCTTTGGGGATTTAAGGCCAGGAAAAGGTGTTTGGGCAGCGCTGGAGGAGCCTTTTCTCCGCAGCGGAGGGGATGGGgggctcctcctgcctcccaaaCGCACGGGGGGTGCGGGGAGAGGAGATGAGGGGAGGGacgtggggctggagggggacacggggacaagcCCGAGGACATTTCCACGGGACGAGGATGCTGCTCGAggtgccgccgccgcgggggagCGCGAGGGAAACCGCTGCAAAAAGCAAAGTGTCGGTAAAGATTG of the Caloenas nicobarica isolate bCalNic1 chromosome 4, bCalNic1.hap1, whole genome shotgun sequence genome contains:
- the HSPA12B gene encoding heat shock 70 kDa protein 12B; translated protein: MAMLLEPGMQSLRVGASGERCPTPSPPGSPGTPRDSCSIAPLTPSQSPRSGARSQPGPPFAVVVAIDFGTTSSGYAFSFASDPEAIHMMRKWEGGDPGVANQKTPTSLLLTPEGTFHSFGYTARDYYHDLDPEDARDWLYFEKFKMKIHSTSDLTMKTELEAVNGKKMPALEVFAHALRFFKQHAVQELREQCPSLPERDAVRWVITVPAIWKQPAKQFMREAAYEAGLVSPENPEQLLIALEPEAASIYCRKLRLHQLIELSCKPPANGLAPERAIDSSFRQAREQLRRSRHSRTFLVEAGVGELWAEMQAGDRYIVADCGGGTVDLTVHQIEKPQGTLKELYKASGGPYGAVGVDLAFEQLLCHIFGADFIATFKAKRPAAWVDLTIAFEARKRAAAPSRASPLNISLPFSFIDFYRKHRGHNVETALRKSNVNFVKWSSQGMLRMSAEAMSQLFQPTISQIIAHIADLLKKPEVQGIKFLFLVGGFAESPMLQHAIQAAFGPACRVIVPQDVGLTILKGAVLFGLDPTIVRVRRCPLTYGVGVLNKFVEGKHPREKLLVKEGKSWCTDIFEKFVSVDQSVALGEVVQRSYCPARPGQRKTIINIYCSARDDVLYITDPGVRHCGTVSLELGDTGGPPRARREIRASMQFGDTEIKVTAMDISTSKTVRATIDFLSN
- the ADISSP gene encoding adipose-secreted signaling protein, with protein sequence MATAGKGSKAKGGAVRFTPSQPPEGAHGHVRFDEKLHDSAVMVTQERDGSFLVKVGFLKILHRYEITFQLPPLQRLGRDVCAVPVPNLNLRVIAVTPLPEGYSVKCEYTAHKEGVLKEELVLASEAGEGVSVKVMVQARVMDRHHGTPMLLDGVRCVGAELEYDSEQSDWHGFD